A genomic region of Lycorma delicatula isolate Av1 chromosome 4, ASM4794821v1, whole genome shotgun sequence contains the following coding sequences:
- the LOC142322673 gene encoding uncharacterized protein LOC142322673 codes for MSNNCKHLTKVYFINKNETATDAKSEVYYDKENYHLLEKFLMDSCMINNLENTNMDCHPTQNISDEEMDCDMNQNISDEKMDCHLNQNISDSNFEEMDCHQNQRDEEMDCHLNQNISDEEMDCDLKQNTSDEKEKNSINEDSRGKLNSKKHKRTKGEQSETPNYIQKIVEENSSSKCSPTSKVNPNCTGDQNIIQKTLLDELFDSMQGETCNLEKEGQQPKNSVPSTKGIEKTLKENGYLPDCLEETEDKCLEKYFPKLCAISCKSETSKNYEIPCKVFRCVVCKYTWFQLFDLCRIKRHEFKVSNGKKCYFRCTNCSRPIIYPKVTISFKCSKCGKKEWERIALISIL; via the exons ATGAGCAATAACTGCAAACATCTGACAAAG gtATACTTTATCAACAAAAATGAAACAGCTACAGATGCTAAAAGTGAAGTCTACTATGacaaagaaaattatcatttgcTTGAAAAGTTTCTGATGGACAGTTGTATGATTAACAATTTAGAAAACACAAATATGGATTGTCATCCAACCCAGAATATTTCTGATGAAGAAATGGATTGTGATATGAACCAAAATATTTCAGATGAAAAGATGGATTGTCATCTGAACCAGAATATTTCTGATTCTAATTTTGAAGAGATGGATTGTCATCAGAACCAGCGAGATGAAGAGATGGATTGTCATCTGAACCAGAATATTTCTGATGAAGAGATGGATTGTGATCTGAAGCAGAATACTTCTGATGAAAAAgagaagaattcaataaatgaGGATTCAAGAGGAAAATTAAATAGTAAGAAACATAAACGTACAAAAGGTGAACAATCAGAAACGCCAAACTACATACAAAAG ATAGTTGAAGAAAATTCTTCCTCAAAATGCAGTCCAACCTCTAAAGTTAATCCAAACTGTACAGGAGATCAAAATATTATCCAGAAAACATTGCTAGATGAGCTATTTGATTCTATGCAAG GTGAAACTTGTAATTTGGAAAAAGAAGGACAGCAACCTAAGAATTCAGTGCCATCAACAAAGGgaattgaaaaaactttaaaagagaATGGTTATTTACCAGACTGTCTAGAAGAAACTGAGGATAAATgtctggaaaaatattttccaaaattatgcGCTATAAGCTGTAAAAGCGAGACATCTAAGAATTATGAGATTCCATGCAAAGTATTTAGATGTGTTGtg TGTAAATATACTTGGTTCCAACTTTTTGATTTGTGCAGAATCAAGCGGCATGAATTTAAAGTTAGTAATGGAAAGAAATGCTATTTCAGATGTACCAACTGCAGCAGACCCATCATTTATCCTAAAgttactatttcttttaaatgctCTAAGTGCGGAAAGAAAGAATGGGAACGAATTGCTTTGATTTCAATCC tataa